CGGACAAGATTTTAATAGCCAAGGAAGAGGAGCTGCAAACATACGGGCACCATTAGTATGATCCAGTCTTATTTGATATTGCCTGGTCAACTTAAAATTCTGCAAATATCTTCTGTCGCTCATGAAAATATCGTGCTTCATGGTCTTTGAGTGTTcatgttttttttcctttttcccccTTAAGATTAAATTCTGCCTACTTATTTTCAGTATCTTGTACTGACTTCTAAGCATGTTTCATTTATTTGATTTTCCAGCCAACTGGGAGAGCCATACAGGTTGAAAGTGGTCATGGTGAACGCCTTCCTTCTATTGATACAAGGGCACCACGGCTTCGTGATTCAGATGCAATTATAGAGGTAAATTTCATCTTTTGGAGTGGTTCACTTTTTTTGTGTGTATGTCAACTTTGTTTGCTGATCAGTAGATTCGTTTAGAGTACCTCTGGATTATGATTATTGTGACTAACAGACATACTTCGATTATCAGATTGTATTGCAGGACCCGATGGATGATCCAACAATTGATGATGGTGCATTAGAGCAGCCTGAGAAGGATGTCCAAGGCGAACATTATAAAGGTGTCCGTGAATTTGAAGATGAAAGACATGTTGCATCAGAATATGACAACCGCCTTCCACATGCTTTAAGTGGGAGGAAGAGGGAAATGGCTAGAAGAGGCCCTGTTACACCCGAAGAAGATGGTATCTCACCCTTCCATTCAGAGGTGCATGGTCATTACCATTCCAATTCAAAATCAAGGAGCCCTGCATATTCTGGTGGATCTTTTGAGGGTCATCATGGTGGAAGGTATGTTTTACATGGCGGGCAATTATTTTTAATGACTTTCTTTTTTGTAAACATTAAGGCATTATAAATTTGAGGAAACATGAAAAACTAGTAAATTAAAAGGTAAGTTTAGTGGAAGCCTTGCTTCATATTCATATATAGAATATAATAATGATCGCAACATAGTGTTAGTGTTGGAGTGAGTTTGTATGTCCTGAATGAGAGTGCAGTAGGGATAGTCGTTTCTATGCATATCCTTTATCCATTATGGTTATGGGAAAGCTGCTGCCGGCTTTTCAATTTATCACAAATTTTCTTTAATCCCGATTGTTCATAACTTTTTTAATAGAAGTTTATGCTATAAGGCAGGTCATAGTTTCAAAATGTTTCTCATCTAGACTCATTTGAACACTTGAAATAGTTTATAGGTGTCTCAAAAACTCTCATGCTGTTGATAGTTTTACCGGTGGATGTATGCTCGAGGTAATAGTAGTTATACCAAATGCTAGACTATATGCTATTATGGTGTAGGTTCATGAAAACTCACCTAAAAATTAAAGGTCCCCTGGGCCATGCCATGTCCTTTTCCATTAGCTTTCTTTAGTTTTGAAACATGTGTGCAAAGTAGTCAGGTTAGTTCTGACAAAGAAGTAGATGTTGCATAGAGAAGCTGGCAAGCTGCATACACTAAAATTAAGTAGACATACTTCCAGTCTCATAAATGCTAGAAAGTGAGATTGAGGAGTATCTGTGGTCAAAAGGATAGCTGAGTCCCGGTTAAAATTTATGTTGTATGGAACTTGCACAAAATGGTTATAGCCTTCTTTCTCTATGCATTAGAAAGTCCAGAGGATAAACTTGTAATCATATTTCTAATTTGGGTGGTCTTATTGGTACCTGACATTATTAAGAGCAATTTTGTTCCCCTTATGCTGGCCAGGTTACTTTGCCGTTGAATATTTGCTGTGCTAACTTATTGGAGTTCACATCTTAACCTTTATTCCTAATGAACTGATAAATGCTTTTGCTGGGCTGCCTGTTAGATGCATCCTTGTAGTCCATTCTATACCTTGTCATCAATCCACATGGCTCAGATTCTGTAGTTAAAACTGATTAATAAACCATCAGACATGAACAGAAACCAGCAATTACTGCCTGCAACAAGAGAACCTGAagtatcatctagcaatgaataCTGAAGCAGCTAATGCCAACGTTCCATTATAATTTTCTGATAGGGAATtgaatatctttcttttttttaagcaCATTGTTCTAACAGAATAACCCCTATTGATACTGTTTCAGCAATTAAGTTCTTATCTTATGATAAGATCATTTTTTACCTTTCTGTGTTCTGCATACTGTTGCTGATAATTTGCATTAAGTCTTATCATTTAGTCAAAGCATGAAAAAGTGACTGTCTAATAAATAAGATTTGCCAACAGCTTACCTGAaagagcatgaaaaattccagAGGTTCATGGCTTATGTGCAATGAATAAACCATGTACATGTTGCTTTTGGTATAACAATTTTGTTACTCAGATCTGGCATGCACGTTCTGTTTGCCTCAGGTTATGTAATTTTCAAGGGATTATATTCTCTTGCACATTTCTGGATTATACCAGTCATTGTGGATCTTGATTTTGCTGTTctatatgttagttatacaaatgtATAAACCAGTCCCTCTCCAATCTACAAAGAAATCACAGCCCCGAAAAATTGAATGGATTATATAGAGGATTGCCCTTGACTTTTCATATCTAGATCTCTTATGCCAGATTTTATGTTCGTTATTGGATAAATGAAATTTGTTAGGGACATATATTTTTTACTTCAAGATTTCAAAGTCGATAATGTATTTATGATTCCATGGTAAAAGTCTCGCAAATGTGGTTGTGCATTAGTCTACTTGCGTTGGTGGCTaaaacctatatatatatatatatatatatatatatatatatatatatatatatcttgcaATGCCTAtctgattgaattttttttcagatCCTCTAACATTTTGTATATGTAAAATATCTTGATGAGTTGGTTGCTATGACTTGCTTCATTGTCAAGTGTTCTCGTTGAGTATAGTGATATCCTAAAGTAAATTACTGAAAAAATATTGTTTACCTACATCTTCAGGTTGCCACAAGGGATCTCACGTGGTAGACACTCCAGTGTAAGTGGTGAACACTCAAATGATGCCATTCCTAGCCAAAGTGCCCATTCAAACAGGCATGGTGATCGCCAGATAGGAAAACTAATTGACAGTACCGAAGTTAACCAGATTTCTGAAGTATCACCAGCTGTTGCAGTTGAAACTGCAAGGGAGCTGAGCATTGAACAAAAATATGATGAACATGATGAGAAGCTTGCACTGGGTGATAGCATTGATGTAGACGGCGAGGACATCACTTCAGATTTTCATATTTCAAGTGAGACTGTTGGTGATGATAACTTAGTTTATCCTGGCAAGAAACAAAAGCTAAGTTCACGAGTAGAGCAACCTGCATTAAATGATACTGCTGATGAAGATGAATTAAGGACCTCTCATAGTGACAGCAGTAGAGCAAAAACTGGTAGCAGTAAAGATTATCAGAAACGGCGTGAAAATGGTGATGAAGTCATGCAAGATGGACGGTCGAGGCGGATAGGCGATATAAGAAGGCGCCATGAAGGAGAGGAACATATTCTTCAGCGAAGGGATGATTATGGTAGTGATGCTCGACAAGATATAGACAGAAACCACATAGCTTCCAAAGAAAGGGAAGATACTTATCGCTCTTCTGGACATAGAGATTGGGATTCCATTTCTGCACACCCTGTTCGAGGTAGAAGTTTTGAGAGGCCGAAGGAGTCTAGTTCTATTAGTGCTTGGCAAAGGAGAGAAGAAGGAATTCACAGTAGAAGGGTTAAAGATGAAGACATAAGGAGGGAGCGTAGTGAGGGAACCGGTTCAAGGCACAGGAGTAAGGTAGGGGGAAGTGACAGGAATGATAGAGATGAGGATCTTCATTCAAGAAAACTGGTGGATGATAATGATTGGAGAGGGCGCAGTAGAGATGGGCCCCCACGACAGCGGGAGAGAAACAGTATGCTGATAAATCGCCGTGAAAATTTAGATGATTCTTACAACAAAAGAAAGAAGGATGAAGAAGTTTCAAGGAGGGGAAAAACTGACAAGGAAGATGCCTTGCATGGTTACAGAGCTAGAGAAGATTCTAGccgaaggaaaagagagagggatgATGGCATAGATCACAAGAGGAGAGAGGACAGTACTCGATTGAGGGACAAGGCTGAGGATCATCAATCTGCTAAACACAAGGATGATAGTTGGGGTCATAGGGAGAGAGAGGACAGGCAGCGGCTTAAACAACCTCATGAAAATGCACTAACACATCGGGAAAGAGAAGGGCGGGGAGTGGCAAGAAGCAGCCGAGCTATAGAAGATAAGAGCTTGGGTGGGAATGGTAGAAATAGAGACGAGTTAAAACCTATTGGTTCTGACAAGGATTATCAGGATAAAGATAGAAGGCGGCACAATGAGCAGTCAAAGAGGGGAGACCGCACTGGGGAGGAGAATGTTTCACAACACAAGGGACATGGGGACGTGCATGCACATGAGAAACAACACAATAATGATGAGAGAAGCTCAAGGCATGAAAGGTTGAGCATTCATAATGATCGACATCCAAACGCTTCTGATAGCCAGCAGATGTACAGGCAGAGACACAGGGAAAATACAAGAAAAGTTAAAGAGAGTGAAGCTAGTGAGCAAAATAATCAGGTGCTTGGCAAGAGAAAGCATGATGATCACAATATCCACCAAAATGACAAGGTATGATTAAGTGACATGGCATTATACGATAATTTCACGGAGACTTAATAAGCCTCATTATTGATTCCAGAAGTAAATTGTCCCAGATTGTCCATGACATGAAACAGCGAGTTTTAAGGGAAAACCAATTGCTCTGAACAGTTTACAAAATATATATTCGAGATATTTCATTTTGTTGGACTGTAcaatttttttgttgttgtttttgttttttcttttaatgagcaaagtTTTAGCGGTAAGTTGAGCTTCTCTTCTTGTATAAAAATGTACAAAATACATGCAAAGGACCAAAGTGGAAATAATAAGGTCATGTATTACTTGTTAGCAACTTTGAAATAGCTGAATAATGGCGTGTGTGAAACATTCATTAAATTTATTAATGCCTTCAAGCATCTCACAACGGTATATACAGAAACCTGCATGTGTGAATATATATTTAGAATAAAAATCTAAAACAGAAGAGGCAGTTCCAGATTTATGTtccaattcatataatataatcctAGCATACACAACAtgcatttacaaaaaaaaaaaaaaaaaaaaaaaaaaaaaactaaagaagCTTTTAACATATGCTGTTGATTCTTTATCTATTAATAAGCTGATTGTTtagttatttttcaaaaatattaaaccaTTTATTTGTGTATAAATAAATAAAGTACATGAGTCTAACTACATTTACTACTTTAGATTTTGATATAGTGACTATATTGTCTTATTAAGATAGCAGTTATATATACAAGAAGAGAATGGACTAAAATAAGATAAATTCAAAATTACgttcagtttgaaaaaaaaagcaacagatgaaaaatgtaaaccaaaataaataaaaaatatttttttgaaattatattaACAAAACtaagaataaaagataaaaatattaaaaacgtAGTAAACCAAATATTGTCACAAATTTAAAACATGAAAGGTAATATGGAATTATGTAGAGCCAAAAGCATGCAAAGAAATGAAAAACAATAAAGTTAGActacaaatcaaaaaataataaagtaGGCTACAAATATGAATTGCCTAGAAAATAAAGAATACACAAGAAATAATAAATTGCTTGAAACCTAAAAATAAGCATGTGCATCGGATGACAAAACTTAAAGAATAAATAACATTTTTGTTGATATGTAAAATAAAATGGTAAAATTAATAAAACAATAGCACAGATATGtgatagaaaatgaaaaaaagaattcATTAATGAATTGTGTTGGAAAAATCATGTTAGTTGAAGTCCTCTTGATTAGTAGATCTGCAGTTGTTAATTAATGGCACCTTTTTCTAGATTAATGCACTATTAATTGAGAAGTTTATCATGGAGCACAAATTATGAAAGTGTTAAGGGAAGAGAGCGAGGGAGTTGAAAATGGAACTGGTATAGAAAGCAATGGCCGGTATAGTTACAATTAAGAAGAGGGTTTTGGGAATTGTATCTAGGGATCCAATAGAATAATGC
This genomic window from Elaeis guineensis isolate ETL-2024a chromosome 13, EG11, whole genome shotgun sequence contains:
- the LOC105055923 gene encoding FIP1[V]-like protein, yielding MDDDDEFGDLYTDVLRFPSTTTAPAAPPPLPPSLSSTDASKPSPVPLLPSDDDDDDNAISFGVSRPKAPVPSPSNPPQNLASAPYEDGDDDWLLGRGPPVVEPPANWDDEDDKAPPEAAAPCGPSSGEPRVLEEDYKGQARVSEIPKNDAEIAEEEHGDPYLGGGARESMGVGDLDQVPVIPGLSAGPAASRPFLDMKGGDVKPSGSEDWDSDSEDDLQIVLNDNHGPLGGEKNDGVGDEEDDDEDGEEDLVIVTDEDQHHHLPATEEQDWGGEEAIQPSGDGEKEMADAAKGNCPAGTAPAARIGYSNHGFHVQHHSTYKYVRPGAAPMSGGPSGGAVGPAGQVRPPLPLGPMAGRGRGDWRPAGGRGAPNGPKSYHSFGAPAWSNGSLGRATGSGLDFTLPAHKTIFDIDIENFEEKPWRHPGVDISDFFNFGFDEDKWKDYCKQLDQLRLEATMQSKIRVYESGRSEQEYDPDLPPELAAAAGHHDISADSGHHGRAHNGQDFNSQGRGAANIRAPLPTGRAIQVESGHGERLPSIDTRAPRLRDSDAIIEIVLQDPMDDPTIDDGALEQPEKDVQGEHYKGVREFEDERHVASEYDNRLPHALSGRKREMARRGPVTPEEDGISPFHSEVHGHYHSNSKSRSPAYSGGSFEGHHGGRLPQGISRGRHSSVSGEHSNDAIPSQSAHSNRHGDRQIGKLIDSTEVNQISEVSPAVAVETARELSIEQKYDEHDEKLALGDSIDVDGEDITSDFHISSETVGDDNLVYPGKKQKLSSRVEQPALNDTADEDELRTSHSDSSRAKTGSSKDYQKRRENGDEVMQDGRSRRIGDIRRRHEGEEHILQRRDDYGSDARQDIDRNHIASKEREDTYRSSGHRDWDSISAHPVRGRSFERPKESSSISAWQRREEGIHSRRVKDEDIRRERSEGTGSRHRSKVGGSDRNDRDEDLHSRKLVDDNDWRGRSRDGPPRQRERNSMLINRRENLDDSYNKRKKDEEVSRRGKTDKEDALHGYRAREDSSRRKRERDDGIDHKRREDSTRLRDKAEDHQSAKHKDDSWGHREREDRQRLKQPHENALTHREREGRGVARSSRAIEDKSLGGNGRNRDELKPIGSDKDYQDKDRRRHNEQSKRGDRTGEENVSQHKGHGDVHAHEKQHNNDERSSRHERLSIHNDRHPNASDSQQMYRQRHRENTRKVKESEASEQNNQVLGKRKHDDHNIHQNDKVSLKGSNEQESSNTSSATLSKKGQHQIHEQPKAHQLLDSLTKQGEEDLASDDENQQGSRRGRSKLERWTSHKERDYGAIENVQAESSVNVKEVEGTNADMIQMDEIAKSEGNTHAGKLDPKSADVGRTADKIAEDRHLDTVAKLKRRSERFKLPMPVEKEMTVSKKVESEVQLIQNEAVADTEAKPERPARKRRWTGS